The nucleotide sequence atttttatgacaAAAAGCTATATATTACATGGTAGAgtcaaaaaaaaagttcacatttGTAAGCGAAAGCCACTTTAAACAGCAAAtgttaattaaacaaacaaacattctcaGGTATCGTCAGCAAATCTGTCGTATGGATTGGAGAAATGTGAAAACTTGGGATGCTTCTTAGGGCTGACTCTGTTAACGGTCATCATTTGGTAAGAGGAAAATCCTGAAGAGAAAGAAATtggaataagattttttttctctctctctttctcttccattCAATGAACAAACCAAAGTAGATCAAGATACTCACAAACAGTAAAGTTCGAGAACTACATGGTACCTTTGGTTATTGTAATTTCGGGTCTGTGTTGACATAATCCGAGCTTTCCCGTTCATCACTGCTTTGACTTCCAAGGGACAGACCTGATGAGAGGACAACCATGAAGAATAATCAATTCATTATTTGGTATGTTGATCATAAAAAATGAAAccttatataattattgtttgataagttataaataatagtatattttGTGCTTTTAGTTAATGTAACGCATTTGCTATTCTTGTGTTTGTAAAGccttgtattttttatcaaaaagcaGCCTGCATTTGGAAAATATGTAGAttttaaagtaaagtaaatatattcatacaCTACCAGTGGAAAGTTTTTGAATGGTAAGATTTTTCTTTAAAGAAGtctctacatttatttgatccaaagtacagcaaaaacaaaacattttttttaatattattactatttaaaataactaggCTTTAAGATGtattcaaacaaaaatgtatgtgatttcaaagctgaatttttagacTTCAGTcccacgatccttcagaaatcatcctaatattctgatttgctgatcaacaaaacattattattattattattcattcttgAAGAAAACAGCcgattagaatttttttcatgtttcttttatgaatagaaagttcagaataacagcatttacctgaaatagaaatctttagtcacattataaatgtatttatcttcacttttgatcaatttcaagcatccttgctaaataaaagtattatttctttaataaaaaaaaatgtaaaataatgttgtgtgtataatgttacaaaaacgttttattacagataaaTGATGATCTCTGGATCTTTCTattcttcagaattttttttacccgttttaataaaaatagtaagaaatgtttcttgaactgCTAATCATCATCtctgaataatttctgaaggatcatgtgacactgaagactggagtaatgatgctgataattcagctttgaccacgggaataaactacattttcaaatgtattcaaatagaaagcattcatttaaaatagtaaaatattattttggtattttgaaatagtattttggatcaaataaatgcaggtgtggtgacttctttaaaaaaacattaaaaaaaaataaaaaaaacttgactgCCAGTGTTAAAAtatatgtacttattatatatgaTTACCATGTTTGTAGGTGAGGAGTGAAAGGcaaagaaaggggaaaaaatgctCACTGCttagcagaaaataaataaaaattaactgttCGCTATTtgtctaaaaaagaaaaatgaaaacacacttaCTGTAGGTTTGTTTACTGTGGACTTGAGAATCTTTGCAATTTTCATAATCGGGAATGTCTGAACAAACACCACAGCATACACAGGACGAAGTTAGGATATGCACTGCAGCGCTGCTTTGCGctcattatttatgtatttttgtatttgttgtgTAGTACCTGAGTCTGATTCATCCACATACATCTCACAGCCAAATGTAACTTCAGACGCATtctcatttttcacatttatgtaACGTTCTCCTAGAAAATTAGCATCGACATTATCAGAGGATGTAATGACTTTATTAACCAATGTATTTCTAATGAAACAATTTCTAGTTTAATCTGGGATCTTCTACCTGAGCTCTGGGATGAGGCTCTGCTGGGTCTCTGAGATAGCGTGTTTGGGGAATCTGGAAGAACAACTCTGGAGGAGAGAAAGATGTTTTCCATCAACGATTCAGCTTTATCCTGATTAGTAGTTAAGAATGGTTTCTCTTGCGCTCTTACATGTATTCACTTGGAGGCTGAACATACGGCTCATCGTCACTCTCTACAGAGGAGTCACATATTCAGTTATTTACCAATCTCAGCACACAGAGAGAGTTCACATTTAACCCATATTCAGTTAACAATGTACAAACTACCCagaattacaatttttaaaaaaaatgagtcGTTTGATATCTGACCATGGCCATCGACATGAATGTTGATTCCCTCCTCACCGTTTTGATTCACATAACTGGCTTGACTTCCAGCTAGAGAGACAAATAGAAATGTgtgctttaatgataataatactccTTCAGACTGACTTGCATAGCACCTTTTATACTTAAAGCGTAGCTCAAagtgctaaaaaaataataataatacaaaattacaattaaatacattataggaAAATAAAAGAACAAGAAAAGTAATCACTTACCTTAAAATATAGGTCTATATATTAATTTTGTGTCCTACAgctttaaattgtagtaatggAGCACTAGCCACTGACAGCActtcatacagtcatggccaaaagtattggcacccttggtaaatatgattaaaaaaaaggctgtgaaaatgtatctgcattgttaaaccttttgatcttttattttttaaaaatcacaaaaatctaacctttcattggataatgagaattaaaaatgggggggggggggtatcatcatgaaataaatgtttggtatttaccaagggtgccgctatttttggccatgactataTATACATTTTCCATTATATGTACAAGATATTAGTTTAGTTTATTGTCTCCAATGCCATGATGACGGTATGCTACTCACTTTCTGAGGGAGGACAGGAGGACACCTTTGTGACAGTAATAGATGGTGAACTGAGTGAGCTGAGGAAAGAGTGAGTAtcaacacactgaacacacaacacaatcTGCGTGAACTGtacgtctgtgtttgtgtgtgagctcACTTGGGTTGGTAAGGTCCAATTCTGGTATGATCCGTGTGGTGCTCATCTGAATTATAAGAAGGGATAGGACAAGCACTATTTAGGCTATGCAGATATGTGTGTAGATatttatatgaacaatgcagATACAACAATTTGTGAGTTTTGTTGTGTGTTAGCAGAGAGGAACATATATTTACATGTTGACACGGGATGCTGCCGAAACACAAAACCTGGTCTGTATAAAGAGAGACAGTGTTGAGCCAACaaacactaattatataattcaaAAGTGTATGAAACTTTTGATTGAATTTGGGTAGCTGACAACCAGATTCTTTATTTGGCAGAGAGTTTGAGTTCTTACGTTGGGTTGTATTCTGAGTCACTGGATCTCTGATGGATGGATGCTGTAAAAGACATCAAATATATGTGCATCatgctttggaaaaaaaaacgtTAGGGTTTtcacggaaacctttccaatgAAAGTGAAATATGAATGTAATCAGATATTATTACACCGTGTTGCACCACGTCTTCTACTCGCAAAGATGAGTAGTGTTGGTGATATTTATTCTGCAACTGCTTTGCATCACTtcattagaagcaccacaaatgaGCTCAACCGACATCTAGAAGctgattttttgaaatgtaaagaatttaaaatttaaataatgctctgtaaacatttgcatttttacaacaACTATTAAgctcccagactaaaatgcatgtttgggctgtctcaactgaaaatatcttgctctgacatatactaaaatatgtcagtgtcatTGTTCTGAGATGTACTGTTTTCTTCTAAGGCATTTTTGTAAAAGTTGCTTAAATTTCTAGTCCTGTCTTAAATTAAGCCACGCTTGTGAAACCAGGCCTATAAAtgtgtataatgttataaaagtgtTGTTGTACACACATTTGGGGTCTTCATCCACACTTGGCCCAAATACAGGAAACACGACATATAAGTAGCCAAgaggtcaagtgcaaagaccgcAAGTGTGTGTATCTGGATACTATCAAGCAGTGCGTCATTTATCTTATTCTTGGACAGTAAGATGGTCACTGTAGCTCGACTATACAAAAAACCTTCCGTAGCTCgactataaatgtgtgtgtacatcATATATCTCTTTCTCAGGGTTATTGTTTGCTATAATTGTGCAAAACCATGTTTTGATTATTCATGCTGAAATTTACCGCAAGCATCCTTTTTAACATAAAGGTTCATTGAGACAAACATTTATAATACAGATAAGAGTTAGGAGGCCTTACTTGGTTGTTTGTGCCCCCAGCAGTATGTACAGAGACTGGTTACAAGGATGATTGACAGGAAGACAGCCCCGCCCACCACAGACAGCAGTGCAGTGGAGTCCATAACTGAGAAGATCATGTGAGAACATCGATTTAGGACAATATTAGTCAACATCATTCTTCTGAATCTGTGGTTTTAGGTTAGTGTGAATAAAGTTTGCATACTCTTCATAAATGATGAAGCCACAACAGAACAGTCAGGTGAACTCATTTCATTTGGTTTAGAAGTTAACCTGTTTTAACTACACAAATGATACCACAGAGCTGctcttttttgtttcttaatgTTAGCTATAAGTATTGGCCTCCCACAATCTTTAAGAAACACAGATCTTCCATCTATGAGCTCTTTAAAACAATATTCACGATAATTTATATTCCTTATCATTTAATCTCTGATCTCCACCATTTAGCTTGCATCTTTCTGGTTTCTTTATCGGTGTCTTGCAGATCTTAGTGTTGATGAGAAGTATGTGTTATCATCATTTCTACGCGTCAGTAATCCTGCTCTTAACTAATATCAacctgttttccagtaaaaacctCTCATCATCAGTGAAACAGGATGCATTTAACCGAGAAGCCAGATAAGTGATGCACAAGGACTTGTTTTTAGAGATCTTCAAATATAACTCAAAGTAACCCTTTCAAATGAATTATACTTCTAATCTAGAAACAGATAACAAACTCTCTCACCAGTTTAATTGGTCTATTAACAATGGCGAATAGTTCATCAATTCTCACAATGTCATTTAAATCACATCTCGAATGATGTAATGTTTGACAGCGTTTTGCGGtggaaaatgcatttgaaatgtttttgcaatAAGATGATGGACTCGCATGTTGGGCATCCTAAATGCGCACAGtgaaatattttcacactttgcAAAATTCAACACTATTTAAAGCTCAGCTGaaaataacactataataatatgtgaataaTGTGGTTTTACTTTGATTTCTCTTTATTCACTCATCATCATGTCTAATGTTaatacaaaaaacattatttatagtattacagttttaaatatgtaaacctCAAAGTTTGATGTATTGTAATATTGTCATGTTTTAACCTgttttaactgtcactcacgtttttgaagatagacttgaatgtgcatgatacaaacctacatttttataaatcatgactgaaaacattttgtaacatgattttgatgtaccatttacatggtaatgcaatgtctgattttaaaatgggttttaaaggatgaattttgagattttatgttttcaagtgatatataacttctgatgatttctaaaatgtgatagagaaaaaggcaacgaggaagtcttttttttaaacaaaggtcaaagctccttttgtaatgtagatttctgagggtgcactattgtcataaattgatctttATGTAGGAAAAGAttgattacttttcctacataatttttaacaaaaatattggtaaaatatataaatttgggagtcttagacctttccaacgatatatagtttgtcaagattagattagatttgattgtaatatagtatagtcaacgtaggcgtcctgtatacgggacggggtgacatttaacaggttaatacTTAAAGTTTGGCTTTGGACATGGGGGAAAACAtctatacacaaaataattaaaaaagcgtgaaataaacattttgaaagtATGATTACAAAAAactcaaaatagttttaatgTGACAAACCTagacataaataatacatttaacgtAACAAAACATTAACAGAAAGTGAAAAAATCTTGGACATAAAAACacagaagtttaaaaaaataccCTTAAGTGTATTTTATCAGGGGGTTTTTTTCCAGAATTTTCTTTCACTTAAGCATCAACATCACAATATATATTCGGTAAATTCCTTTTTCCTAACAGTCGTTTTGGCAGTGCACTATTCACTTGCTTTCGATAAACGCAGTCTGCTTTATTAACACTCAAAGATACGATAAGCTCTTGAGTACCTCAGCATGGGTCACCGTGTGCATTTTAACGGATACAACTATCTTTTCAGATGAAACATATGCAAATTCTCAATCTGTGAAAATTCACTAGGCATCACCTGCCTTGCAAGCTTTTACACACCTCCTATATAAGTGAGCGTATGGCTGTCTGTGGTTGCATTCAGTGCAAGGAAACGGATTTCCTGTATTTTGCAGTTAGATGAGAGAAAAAACGACACATTATGGTCTGGGCCTCTCTTAATTCCAGAGCTGTCAAGTTATAGACAACTACTACCCAGAACCCCACATCTTCTTAAACGAAAAACAAGCACAGCTGCCTTGAGCAATCGACATgagagacatttttaaaaatcaaatcatgGACTCTTAAGTGTTATATAGTGCACTTTATCATGCACTTGTATTATTATTCATCCCACTAAACGGGACTCATTGCATGAAAAGATTCACACATGTGATTATGGTCAGCACATGCTTTAAAAATCGCAAATTACagatgtggggaaaaaaaatcaaggcatgaatgttaatgttaattggCTTGACGAAGGAAAGCGAATGTGATAATAAGGTTTCATTCGCGGTTGGAGATCTCTTGACCCTCTGATCTGTATCACACTTCAGACATATTACATTTAGTGTcaattaataagaaaataaagcaTCTAACAATCTCTTTTGGCAAAAAAGTTAGCTGTTTTTTGGCAAAATGTTTGCTGACGTGCAAAAGCAATAGACTatgtgttttgaaacattttaaaacacaaagtGAGCACCTAAAATAGAGGAAGATTAATAACTCTGATTCATTTTCATGGCAATATGAAACCTTTTGTTAATGGTGTCAGCCAAGTTGATGCTAAATGGCATTTTACTTCCATAGAAGAAAACCAAAGGTCATTGATACTGATTGAAAGCGATAGAGCGTATACTGTGGGGTTTCTTTACCATTTGTAGAAAAGGGCCatggagagaaaaaataaaagaaatcatacatgaaaaactgtattaaaacacactctctctgtatCAGCACAGAAAACTTTCTCCACAAAAAGCCAACAGATTCACTTGAACAGAAAATAAAGGAAAAGGCTTACCAGTATCAGTAGCAGCAATCAAGTCAATCAAGACACCACACAATCTGCTCAGCAGAAATCTGCAaccaaactcacacacacactgcagattGTACAAATCACACCCAACTCGCAGCTCACACTGAAGATGCCACCATCTTTTACTCTTCCTCCCTCACAGCTCACTCCTTGTTCCTCAGTTTCTCCCCTTTAGTTCACCTCCCACACCAAGCTTGAGCAACCCCAGTAGTCAGTTTCTTAAAATGCTCATATCTGCTTAAGTTAAGTCCCAAAGTCTTACTCTTTCACATGAGCTGCTGAGGAGTGTCCTGATCTACTGGGCCTTTGCCGCTGAGAACTTCACTTGTCGGCTCTTTCCTCGCTGCACTTGCTCTCTGTCTCCTCATAGGCTCACAGAAAGCGCTGTTCTGTCGCTTGCACCAGTCAGCATCTTTTTTTCCTCTCCTCATTTCTGTAACTGGCTGATCTCTTGCTCATTTCACCTCCCTTTTTGTTTTATCTCTTGAAGGTTGAGTTTTCTGTAGCCATGCAGatttgattgcattttttttttcttttccttaatTTTTATCATTTGTCTTATGTTAGATAAAGTGGTTAAGGCATGATTTCCTGTAAAAACCGGCTTTGAACCTCATAGATTAAGTAAAAATGCATGATAACTTAACATTGAGTTACGTTAGGGTGAGAATTTGACCTAGTTAAGAATCCAGAGCTTATTTTATTGGTGTCCCATTGAAAGATTTAatgtcaaattatatatatatatttttttttttaaaccaaagtcaAGGACTGAGCTATGAATCATGCTTCATAATATATCTCTAAGTGTCACAGAAGACAGGTGTTTCTCTGTTTCATGAGAAGGAGTTAAAAGATGGATGTTAAAAACTTTGTCTGATTTGAACTAGAAGTGTTAATTCGTTGCTTCGTTATGGCAAACAATGAGTCATAATTTCTCAATCTTGCCTCCCACTCTTGTGGCATTTGGTGTTCTTGTAacctacacaaacacaaattacAGGAATGACATACTGGTACATTGTATTCTCACAAAGCACATCATCATC is from Carassius auratus strain Wakin chromosome 28, ASM336829v1, whole genome shotgun sequence and encodes:
- the LOC113046879 gene encoding uncharacterized protein LOC113046879 isoform X1 — protein: MDSTALLSVVGGAVFLSIILVTSLCTYCWGHKQPTSIHQRSSDSEYNPTPGFVFRQHPVSTYEHHTDHTRIGPYQPNSLSSPSITVTKVSSCPPSETGSQASYVNQNGEEGINIHVDGHESDDEPYVQPPSEYIVVLPDSPNTLSQRPSRASSQSSGERYINVKNENASEVTFGCEMYVDESDSDIPDYENCKDSQVHSKQTYSLSLGSQSSDERESSDYVNTDPKLQ
- the LOC113046879 gene encoding uncharacterized protein LOC113046879 isoform X2 is translated as MDSTALLSVVGGAVFLSIILVTSLCTYCWGHKQPTSIHQRSSDSEYNPTPGFVFRQHPVSTYEHHTDHTRIGPYQPNSLSSPSITVTKVSSCPPSETGSQASYVNQNESDDEPYVQPPSEYIVVLPDSPNTLSQRPSRASSQSSGERYINVKNENASEVTFGCEMYVDESDSDIPDYENCKDSQVHSKQTYSLSLGSQSSDERESSDYVNTDPKLQ